A genomic stretch from Theobroma cacao cultivar B97-61/B2 chromosome 4, Criollo_cocoa_genome_V2, whole genome shotgun sequence includes:
- the LOC18601131 gene encoding uncharacterized protein LOC18601131 — protein MEDSFNVRVGKAFGSLASSSSSKSQSLSSLWSLTDHEIEKREWNRDKESPERPEEEEGLLEKFRWKKTITFRAELEKDLDDLDEDEEDEEEARASSTSSKGGKPEDYNDEEWEIKSSIGRDCTLDYEEEEDQYDKVAVGREKTGDRLYMKDVNDYEIDADSGNVLPTTFRDFSRDPRANHIAAKLRLKEDAEAAKKRLEEDAETAKKIDSLRVSDSDGPAGMDAHVSTFEDGNLKSILKRKDDAESNPKPQKRVRFDSECKNDFNEGSEGAEDVPKEACLTDEEEAMVSNKASTLPQDYPSGIPDYLRNPSKYTRYTFDLSDVDDGSNRQAYMDFLKLIKRSDATEPLADDDPSDLTKPVTFIPKRKTSDVIMGESCSEPKQIREDTEKESMHRRGLPIGIAAGDTNDGVCAMEEDEPQTIIDKRNISQRSGRQYRMKPSSESRD, from the exons ATGGAAGACAGCTTCAATGTCCGAGTCGGCAAAGCTTTTGGCTCCCTcgcttcatcttcttcttcaaaatcACAATCTTTGAGCTCTCTTTGGAGCCTCACCGACCACGAAATCGAGAAACGAGAATGGAACCGAGACAAGGAGAGTCCAGAACGACCCGAGGAGGAGGAGGGGTTGCTCGAGAAGTTTCGATGGAAGAAGACCATTACTTTCCGTGCGGAGCTTGAGAAGGATCTCGATGACCTGGACGAGGATGAGGAGGACGAAGAAGAAGCACGTGCGTCGTCGACTTCGAGTAAAGGTGGTAAACCAGAGGATTATAATGATGAAGAGTGGGAGATTAAGTCTTCCATCGGAAGGGACTGTACTCTTGATTACGAG GAAGAGGAAGATCAGTATGATAAAGTGGCTGTTGGCAGGGAGAAGACCGGAGATCGCCTTTACATGAAGGATGTAAATGACTATGAGATAGATGCAGATTCTGGCAATGTGCTTCCAACTACGTTCAGGGATTTCAGTAGAGATCCGCGTGCCAATCACATTGCCGCAAAACTTAGGCTCAAGGAAGATGCAGAAGCTGCTAAGAAAAGGCTCGAAGAAGATGCTGAAACCGCCAAAAAGATTGATTCGTTGCGGGTGTCTGATAGTGATGGACCTGCTGGCATGGATGCTCATGTTAGCACATTTGAGGATGGGAACCTGAAATCCATTTTGAAGAGAAAGGATGATGCTGAGTCAAATCCAAAGCCACAGAAACGTGTCCGTTTCGATTCTGAATGTaaaaatgatttcaatgaAGGGTCTGAAGGAGCTGAAGATGTCCCAAAGGAAGCTTGCTTGACAGATGAAGAGGAAGCTATGGTATCCAACAAGGCCTCTACTTTACCTCAGGATTATCCCTCTGGAATTCCAGATTACTTGCGGAACCCTTCAAAATATACACGATATACATTTGATTTGAgtgatgttgatgatggatcaAATCGGCAAGCCTATATGGACTTTCTTAAGCTGATTAAGAGGTCAGATGCTACAGAACCACTGGCAGATGATGATCCAAGTGATCTTACAAAACCAGTTACTTTTATACCAAAGAGGAAAACCAGTGATGTCATTATGGGAGAAAGTTGCAGTGAGCCAAAACAAATCCGGGAAGATACTGAAAAGGAGTCCATGCATAGGAGAGGCTTACCTATTGGAATTGCAGCTGGGGATACCAATGATGGAGTTTGTGCAATGGAGGAAGATGAACCACAAACAATTATTGACAAGAGAAACATCTCACAGAGATCAGGCCGTCAATATCGCATGAAACCTAGCTCAGAGTCCCGTGATTAG